A part of Podarcis muralis chromosome 15, rPodMur119.hap1.1, whole genome shotgun sequence genomic DNA contains:
- the DDX6 gene encoding putative ATP-dependent RNA helicase DDX6, with translation MSTARTENPVIMGLSSQNGQLRGPVKPTGGPGGGGTQAQQQMNQLKHPNTINNGTQQQAQSMASTIKPGDDWKKTLKLPPKDLRIKTSDVTSTKGNEFEDYCLKRELLMGIFEMGWEKPSPIQEESIPIALSGRDILARAKNGTGKSGAYLIPLLERLDLKKDNIQAMVIVPTRELALQVSQICIQVSKHMGGAKVMATTGGTNLRDDIMRLDDTVHVVIATPGRILDLIKKGVAKVDHVQMIVLDEADKLLSQDFVQIMEDIILTLPKNRQILLYSATFPLSVQKFMNSHLQKPYEINLMEELTLKGVTQYYAYVTERQKVHCLNTLFSRLQINQSIIFCNSSQRVELLAKKISQLGYSCFYIHAKMRQEHRNRVFHDFRNGLCRNLVCTDLFTRGIDIQAVNVVINFDFPKLAETYLHRIGRSGRFGHLGLAINLITYDDRFNLKSIEEQLGTEIKPIPSNIDKSLYVAEYHSEPVEDEKP, from the exons ATGAGTACAGCCAGAACAGAGAACCCTGTTATAATGGGTCTCTCCAGTCAAAATGGACAGCTGAGGGGCCCCGTAAAACCCACTGGTGGCCCAGGAGGCGGGGGAACACAGGCTCAGCAACAGATGAACCAGCTGAAACATCCCAACACAATCAATAACGGCACTCAGCAGCAAGCACAGAGCATGGCCTCCACTATCAA ACCTGGCGATGACTGGAAGAAGACTTTAAAACTCCCTCCAAAAGATCTGAGAATTAAAACTTCG GATGTGACATCCACAAAAGGAAATGAATTTGAAGATTACTGCCTGAAACGGGAGTTGCTGATGGGAATTTTTGAAATGGGCTGGGAAAAACCATCTCCGATTCAG GAGGAGAGCATTCCCATTGCTTTGTCTGGGAGGGATATCTTGGCTAGAGCTAAGAATGGAACCGGAAAGAGCGGCGCCTACCTCATTCCCTTACTTGAACGGCTTGACTTAAAGAAGGATAACATACAAG CAATGGTGATTGTTCCCACACGAGAACTTGCCCTGCAGGTCAGTCAGATCTGCATCCAGGTCAGCAAACATATGGGAGGGGCCAAAGTGATGGCAACCACAGGAGGAACCAACCTGCGTGATGACATAATGAGGCTTGATGATACAG TGCATGTGGTGATAGCTACGCCAGGGAGGATTCTGGATCTCATCAAGAAAGGAGTAGCAAAGGTGGACCATGTCCAGATGATTGTTCTAGATGAG GCAGACAAGCTGCTGTCCCAAGATTTTGTTCAAATAATGGAGGACATTATTCTCACGCTACCTAAAAATAGACAGATCTTGCTATACTCAGCCACTTTCCCTTTAAGTGTACAGAAGTTTATG AATTCCCACTTGCAGAAACCTTATGAGATTAACTTGATGGAAGAGCTGACACTGAAGGGAGTTACTCAGTACTATGCCTACGTAACTGAGCGCCAAAAAGTTCATTGTCTCAACACACTATTCTCCAGG CTCCAAATCAACCAATCAATCATCTTCTGCAACTCTTCCCAACGGGTTGAACTACTAGCTAAGAAAATTTCCCAGCTGGGGTATTCGTGCTTCTATATCCATGCAAAGATGAGACAG GAGCACCGCAATCGTGTGTTCCACGATTTCCGGAATGGCTTATGCCGCAATCTTGTTTGCACTG ATCTGTTTACCCGAGGTATTGATATCCAAGCTGTGAATGTTGTGATAAACTTTGATTTTCCAAAGCTGGCAGAAACTTATCTCCACCGTATTGGCAGATCAG GTCGATTTGGCCACCTTGGGCTAGCCATCAACTTGATCACCTATGATGATCGGTTCAACCTGAAGAGTATTGAGGAACAGCTGGGTACAGAAATCAAGCCCATCCCCAGTAACATTGACAAGAGCCTGTATGTGGCAGAATACCACAGTGAGCCTGTAGAAGATGAAAAACCTTAA